Proteins co-encoded in one Haloarcula sp. DT43 genomic window:
- a CDS encoding NAD(P)/FAD-dependent oxidoreductase: protein MRVAVLGAGYAGLTLARKLEGTLPDGVSLVVVDERPEHLVQHELHRVVRRPSLAAEITVDLDAVLDCEIKQATVTDVAPDEGTATLDGSETLSYDVGAVCLGARTAYYGLPGVREHATPLKRLEDARDIRERFLALDDGDRVVVGGAGLSGVQVAGELAEMREDGVEVLLLEQDDAVAPSFPPAFQSAVHDALVDVGVTVRTGTGVVGADADAIALDDGSDLSADQFVWTGGIEGSPALDADRPVVRADLRLGESTFAVGDAARVVDSDGEAVPASAAAAIREARVAADNIGTLVDRKRGDAGGFGPRLTQYQFDVPGWLVSVGDDAVAKVGPSVLTGRAALALKTTVGAGYLGTVGAVENAVDLVSEELNLDADGTDEQ, encoded by the coding sequence ATGCGCGTCGCCGTTCTCGGAGCCGGATACGCGGGGCTCACGCTCGCACGGAAACTCGAAGGGACGCTTCCGGACGGCGTCTCGCTCGTCGTCGTCGACGAGCGGCCCGAGCACCTCGTCCAGCACGAACTCCACCGGGTCGTCCGGCGGCCGTCGCTGGCCGCGGAGATAACCGTCGACTTAGACGCGGTGCTGGACTGCGAGATTAAGCAGGCGACGGTCACGGATGTCGCCCCCGACGAGGGGACGGCGACGCTCGACGGCTCGGAGACGCTGTCCTACGACGTGGGCGCGGTGTGTCTCGGTGCCCGGACGGCGTACTACGGCCTGCCGGGCGTGCGCGAGCACGCGACGCCGCTGAAACGGCTCGAAGACGCCCGCGACATCCGCGAGCGGTTCCTGGCCCTCGACGACGGCGACCGCGTGGTCGTCGGCGGCGCTGGCCTGTCGGGCGTGCAGGTGGCCGGCGAACTGGCCGAGATGCGCGAGGACGGCGTCGAGGTCCTGTTGCTCGAACAGGACGACGCCGTCGCCCCGTCGTTCCCGCCGGCGTTCCAGTCGGCGGTCCACGACGCGCTCGTCGACGTCGGCGTGACCGTCCGCACGGGGACGGGTGTGGTCGGGGCCGACGCCGACGCGATTGCGCTCGACGACGGCTCGGACCTATCGGCGGACCAGTTCGTCTGGACCGGCGGCATCGAGGGGTCGCCGGCGCTCGACGCCGACCGGCCCGTCGTCCGGGCGGACCTCCGACTCGGCGAGTCGACGTTCGCCGTCGGCGACGCCGCCCGGGTCGTCGACAGCGACGGCGAGGCCGTCCCGGCCAGCGCGGCGGCGGCCATCCGCGAGGCCCGCGTCGCCGCCGACAACATCGGGACGCTCGTCGACCGCAAACGGGGCGACGCCGGCGGCTTCGGGCCGCGGCTCACACAGTACCAGTTCGACGTGCCGGGGTGGCTCGTCTCCGTCGGCGACGACGCCGTGGCGAAGGTCGGCCCTTCCGTCCTCACCGGGCGGGCCGCGCTGGCGCTCAAGACGACCGTCGGTGCGGGCTACCTGGGAACGGTGGGGGCCGTCGAGAACGCGGTCGACCTCGTCAGCGAAGAACTGAATCTCGACGCGGACGGGACGGACGAGCAATAA
- a CDS encoding chemotaxis protein CheW — protein sequence MSDDERMDRAERIRQMREGNKAESTDDAEEAGDASADGAGEPPESEEPATETADTDDVAADGQTAESDEADSDAGDDTADAMAAAQRAAEASEQVAGDTDSDADAVDQPTDDLSASANPMQGPTGVELPDQELIEEAMEGSDAATTEGGARAAAVDDESTQTEELVRVLEFALGDEYYCLDIDYVEEIVKRDTVTRVPNTDDYVDGVVDLRGQITTILDPKEMMDIDSEGTQNLIVVFDADVFEEQGAMGWIVDEVRQVVPVAESEVNSAPVDGEYINGVVDREDEDEFVIWIEPDDVLGSATDGDED from the coding sequence ATGAGTGACGACGAACGCATGGACAGGGCGGAGCGCATCCGGCAGATGCGCGAGGGGAACAAGGCGGAAAGTACCGACGACGCCGAGGAAGCGGGCGACGCCTCCGCGGACGGGGCCGGTGAACCACCGGAGAGCGAGGAGCCGGCGACCGAGACCGCCGACACCGACGACGTGGCCGCCGACGGACAGACGGCCGAGAGCGACGAGGCTGACTCGGACGCCGGCGACGACACCGCCGACGCGATGGCCGCCGCACAGCGGGCGGCCGAGGCCTCCGAGCAGGTGGCCGGTGACACCGACTCGGACGCCGACGCTGTCGACCAGCCGACCGACGACCTCTCGGCGTCGGCCAACCCGATGCAGGGGCCGACCGGCGTCGAACTGCCCGACCAGGAACTCATCGAGGAGGCGATGGAAGGGAGCGACGCGGCGACGACCGAGGGCGGCGCTCGCGCCGCGGCGGTCGACGACGAGTCCACACAGACCGAAGAGCTGGTCCGGGTGCTCGAGTTCGCGCTCGGCGACGAGTACTACTGTCTCGACATCGACTACGTCGAGGAAATCGTCAAACGTGACACGGTCACCCGCGTTCCCAACACCGACGACTACGTCGATGGCGTCGTCGACCTGCGGGGCCAGATTACGACGATTCTGGACCCCAAGGAGATGATGGACATCGACAGCGAGGGCACGCAGAACCTCATCGTCGTCTTCGACGCCGACGTGTTCGAGGAGCAAGGCGCGATGGGCTGGATAGTCGACGAGGTCCGACAGGTCGTCCCCGTCGCCGAGTCGGAGGTCAACTCCGCGCCGGTCGACGGCGAGTACATCAACGGCGTCGTCGACCGCGAGGACGAAGACGAGTTCGTCATCTGGATAGAGCCCGACGACGTGCTCGGGAGCGCGACCGACGGCGACGAGGACTGA
- a CDS encoding ParA family protein yields the protein MSRQSETGPARFCVTNAKGGTGKTTVAINVAGALNDRGRDVLFIDLDPQGNATEGVGLVEAYDADPPTLFDALTGDPSALGDLICEGEEMDVVPSSIDMLQAEHELTIADLLARANTQGGDVDRDALASFAINVTPEMVTGSHALDTLDRALSTVEADYDYVIIDCPPFYGKLTDTGMYAAQNVLVPALTEATSERAIELLMDQMAAMERGTDASITTLGVVANRVETTSEDETMLEWFNMAFPDSPVWEVRKRVALQRAFSAGQSIFAAEEPCDMAAVFEDIAAELDEQFGFTDTEVPA from the coding sequence ATGAGCCGGCAATCAGAAACCGGTCCAGCCCGCTTCTGCGTGACCAACGCGAAAGGCGGGACCGGAAAGACGACGGTTGCTATCAACGTAGCCGGTGCACTGAACGACCGCGGCCGGGACGTCCTCTTCATCGACCTCGACCCCCAGGGCAACGCGACGGAGGGCGTCGGTCTGGTCGAGGCCTACGACGCCGACCCGCCGACGCTGTTCGACGCGCTGACCGGCGACCCGTCGGCGCTGGGCGACCTCATCTGTGAGGGCGAGGAGATGGACGTGGTTCCGTCGAGCATCGACATGCTCCAGGCCGAACACGAACTGACCATCGCGGACCTCCTCGCCCGGGCCAACACCCAGGGCGGGGACGTCGACCGGGACGCGCTGGCCTCGTTTGCCATCAACGTCACGCCGGAGATGGTCACCGGGTCACACGCGCTCGATACGCTCGACCGGGCGCTGTCGACGGTCGAGGCCGACTACGACTACGTCATCATCGACTGCCCGCCGTTCTACGGGAAACTGACGGACACGGGCATGTACGCCGCACAGAACGTCCTCGTTCCCGCACTGACTGAGGCCACCTCCGAGCGGGCCATCGAACTGCTGATGGACCAGATGGCCGCGATGGAGCGCGGGACCGACGCGTCGATAACCACGCTCGGGGTCGTCGCCAACCGCGTCGAGACCACCTCCGAGGACGAGACGATGCTCGAGTGGTTCAACATGGCGTTCCCGGACAGCCCGGTCTGGGAGGTCCGCAAGCGCGTGGCGCTCCAGCGGGCGTTCAGCGCCGGCCAGTCTATCTTCGCGGCCGAGGAACCGTGTGACATGGCGGCTGTCTTCGAGGACATCGCCGCGGAACTCGACGAGCAGTTCGGCTTTACCGACACAGAGGTACCAGCATGA
- a CDS encoding FlaD/FlaE family flagellar protein yields MTINPRDYDLDELRKMARQRGNGMGDEEVPDPTNLDMGLDGDDEEVLAGSSFRSGLYRELLPFLGGEAQEKPYLETLPETYAAEFVVFEWLEFLLMHSGYQGADEALDYYRSIDWITEAVQDDLSDYLLGIDESATNDDNELSVDDHMLSLVYVAKLTAMT; encoded by the coding sequence ATGACCATCAACCCGCGCGACTACGACCTCGACGAGCTACGGAAGATGGCTCGCCAGCGGGGGAACGGGATGGGCGACGAGGAGGTCCCGGACCCGACGAACCTGGATATGGGACTGGACGGCGACGACGAAGAAGTGCTCGCGGGGAGTTCCTTCCGCTCCGGGCTGTACCGCGAACTCCTGCCGTTCCTCGGTGGCGAGGCCCAGGAGAAGCCCTACCTCGAAACCCTGCCAGAGACGTACGCCGCGGAGTTCGTCGTCTTCGAGTGGCTGGAGTTCCTGCTGATGCACTCCGGCTACCAGGGGGCCGACGAAGCGCTCGACTACTACCGCTCTATCGACTGGATAACCGAGGCCGTCCAGGACGACCTCTCGGACTACCTGCTCGGCATCGACGAGTCCGCGACCAACGACGACAACGAACTGAGCGTCGACGACCACATGCTGAGTCTCGTCTACGTCGCGAAGCTCACCGCGATGACGTAA
- a CDS encoding GH32 C-terminal domain-containing protein, translating to MADSPRVGCLYAGSCTDEQAAAYDWCREVVDGAERCALSAVEPTEYDVLWWHRDELFDERALEDAPALAAYVREGGSLLLTLSALSAVEPLGFEAVAPDATGWEEIPEPTGHLWQSLYADHPIHADYDTLRVHTRGPGVTIPYARYESIAPQSGDVLASTVRGDTDVVKGMTVISWEPGDGQVLGVGSSVAFAQPTHDVCRGNRETLVRNALAFLATDERHPLTGRPKDVDTFGQLRERLDDDPSRPSYHVTPPANWLNDPNGLIHWNGRYHLFYQYNPVGPFHNTIHWGHAVSDDLVHWEDRPVALTPSPDGPDRDGCWSGCAVDDGGVPTVLYTGGRDKRQLPCIATAADDGLTAWDKDPDNPIIEELPAEPEVLRTEDWEGEFRDHCVWREDGTWYQLIGAGMEGGGGAALLYESSDLRNWAYRGPILTGDRDTAGTVWECPELLDFGDRQLLHVSNYEDVVYFLGTYADGEFEVDRRDKLDHGDFYAPQSMWTDDGRILTWGWLPEARDVSGQWDAGWSGAMSLPRELSLADDGGLCQRPAPELTALRGENTGYDALRLGPGDTERLPVESRSFELRATVRLEDAEAVELSVLESPDGEERTPVRYSYESELAVDRSASSTDPQATGDTQSMRVRPYDAPLSLRVFVDGSVVEVFANERHCLTSRVYPTREDATGISLSAEGGRATVASLDVWELDAAW from the coding sequence ATGGCAGATTCGCCACGCGTCGGCTGTCTCTACGCCGGTTCCTGTACGGACGAGCAGGCGGCGGCGTACGACTGGTGTCGGGAGGTAGTCGACGGCGCGGAGCGGTGTGCGCTCTCGGCCGTCGAGCCCACCGAGTACGACGTGCTCTGGTGGCATCGGGACGAACTGTTCGACGAGCGCGCGCTGGAAGACGCGCCGGCGCTGGCCGCGTACGTCCGCGAGGGCGGCTCGCTCCTGTTGACGCTGAGCGCGCTCTCGGCCGTCGAACCGCTCGGCTTCGAGGCGGTCGCGCCCGACGCCACCGGCTGGGAGGAGATTCCGGAGCCGACCGGCCACCTCTGGCAGTCCCTGTACGCCGACCACCCGATTCACGCGGACTACGACACCCTGCGCGTCCACACTCGCGGTCCCGGCGTGACGATTCCCTACGCGCGGTACGAGTCCATCGCGCCCCAGTCCGGTGACGTGCTCGCTAGCACGGTCCGGGGCGACACCGACGTGGTCAAGGGGATGACGGTCATCTCCTGGGAGCCCGGCGACGGACAGGTCCTCGGCGTCGGCTCCTCGGTGGCGTTCGCCCAGCCGACCCACGACGTGTGTCGGGGCAACCGCGAGACGCTCGTCCGGAACGCGCTGGCGTTCCTGGCGACGGACGAGCGGCATCCGCTGACCGGCCGCCCGAAGGACGTCGACACGTTCGGCCAGTTGCGCGAGCGCCTCGACGACGACCCGTCCCGGCCGTCCTACCACGTCACCCCGCCGGCGAACTGGCTCAACGACCCGAACGGGCTCATCCACTGGAACGGCCGCTACCACCTGTTCTACCAGTACAACCCCGTCGGCCCGTTCCACAACACCATCCACTGGGGCCACGCCGTCAGCGACGACCTCGTCCACTGGGAGGACCGCCCCGTCGCACTCACGCCATCGCCCGACGGGCCCGACCGGGACGGCTGCTGGTCCGGGTGTGCGGTCGACGACGGCGGCGTCCCGACCGTGCTGTACACCGGCGGTCGGGACAAGCGCCAGCTCCCCTGTATCGCCACCGCCGCGGACGACGGACTCACGGCCTGGGACAAGGACCCGGACAACCCCATCATCGAGGAGTTGCCGGCCGAACCGGAGGTGCTCCGCACGGAGGACTGGGAAGGGGAGTTCCGGGACCACTGCGTCTGGCGCGAGGACGGCACCTGGTATCAGCTCATCGGGGCCGGCATGGAGGGCGGCGGCGGCGCGGCGCTGCTGTACGAGTCCTCGGACCTCCGGAACTGGGCGTATCGCGGCCCGATTCTGACCGGCGACCGCGACACCGCCGGCACCGTCTGGGAGTGCCCGGAGCTGCTCGACTTCGGCGACCGCCAGCTCCTCCACGTCTCGAACTACGAGGACGTGGTGTACTTTCTGGGCACCTACGCCGACGGCGAGTTCGAGGTCGACCGCCGCGACAAGCTCGACCACGGCGACTTCTACGCCCCGCAGTCGATGTGGACCGACGACGGCCGCATCCTGACATGGGGGTGGCTCCCCGAGGCCCGCGACGTGAGCGGGCAGTGGGACGCCGGCTGGTCCGGCGCGATGTCGCTGCCCCGCGAACTGTCCCTGGCCGACGACGGCGGCCTCTGCCAGCGGCCGGCCCCGGAACTCACCGCGCTACGGGGCGAGAACACCGGCTACGACGCCCTGCGCCTCGGCCCCGGCGACACGGAGCGGCTGCCGGTCGAGAGCCGGTCGTTCGAGCTTCGCGCCACCGTTCGGCTGGAGGACGCCGAGGCCGTGGAGCTGTCCGTCCTCGAATCGCCGGACGGCGAGGAGCGGACGCCGGTCCGGTACTCCTACGAGAGCGAACTCGCGGTCGACCGGTCGGCCTCCAGCACCGACCCCCAGGCCACCGGCGACACCCAGTCGATGCGGGTCCGGCCCTACGACGCGCCGCTGTCGCTGCGCGTCTTCGTCGACGGGAGCGTCGTCGAGGTGTTCGCCAACGAACGCCACTGCCTGACCAGCCGGGTGTATCCGACCCGCGAGGACGCGACCGGAATCTCGCTGTCGGCCGAGGGCGGGCGCGCGACCGTCGCGTCGCTCGACGTCTGGGAACTGGACGCCGCCTGGTAA
- a CDS encoding glycoside hydrolase family 68 protein, with the protein MTDETRGESRPGTRARAGWTREQARRIERTDDTVAPIVYPPATDQVPEVHIWDTWFLRERDGTLASVDGYRVCFSLTAPSDLLPGKRHDVATIRCFYSEDGRTWHNAGPVFEAALGQRQWAGSALYDDDGSVYLYYTAAGEEGSEDLTYTQRIVGASGGRIDTDDGFDLSGPWTHHELLTPDGDRYEREEQSRGMIYTFRDPWFFEDPATGETWLLFEANTPVPEGSDACGGDAALQEFNGSVGLARSPTGDPLEWELEDPLLDAVGVNQELERPHVVYRDGLYYLFVSSHLHTFAPGLDGFDALYGFVAEELRGEYVPLNDSGLVATNPANAPFQSYSWMAFPHGEEVLVQSFFNYYDFDGETLDEIAHLPESEQMRRFGGSLGPTLRLDVEGSRTRILGALGHWHIPLDGEELPPTDRELIRRGNRADTGSYGARTGTE; encoded by the coding sequence ATGACAGACGAGACACGCGGCGAGAGTCGTCCCGGAACGAGGGCTCGCGCCGGCTGGACGCGCGAGCAGGCGCGTCGCATCGAGCGGACCGACGACACCGTCGCCCCAATCGTCTACCCGCCCGCGACCGACCAGGTCCCGGAGGTCCACATCTGGGACACCTGGTTCCTCCGCGAGCGCGACGGCACGCTCGCTTCGGTCGACGGCTACCGGGTCTGTTTCTCGCTGACGGCCCCGTCGGACCTGCTGCCCGGCAAGCGCCACGACGTGGCGACCATCCGCTGTTTCTACTCCGAGGACGGCCGCACCTGGCACAACGCCGGCCCGGTGTTCGAGGCGGCCCTGGGCCAGCGCCAGTGGGCCGGGTCGGCGCTGTACGACGATGACGGCAGCGTCTATCTCTACTACACCGCCGCCGGCGAGGAGGGGAGCGAGGACCTGACCTACACGCAGCGCATCGTCGGCGCGAGCGGCGGGCGAATCGACACCGACGACGGGTTCGACCTCTCGGGACCGTGGACCCATCACGAACTGCTCACTCCGGACGGCGACCGCTACGAGCGCGAGGAGCAGTCCCGGGGGATGATATACACCTTCCGCGACCCGTGGTTCTTCGAGGACCCCGCGACGGGCGAGACGTGGCTCCTGTTCGAGGCGAACACGCCGGTCCCCGAGGGTAGCGACGCCTGCGGCGGTGACGCCGCACTCCAGGAGTTCAACGGGAGCGTGGGCCTCGCCCGCTCGCCGACGGGCGACCCGCTGGAGTGGGAACTCGAAGACCCGCTGCTTGACGCCGTGGGCGTCAATCAGGAACTCGAACGCCCCCACGTCGTGTACCGTGACGGCCTGTACTACCTGTTCGTCTCCAGCCACCTCCACACCTTCGCGCCGGGCCTGGACGGGTTCGACGCGCTGTACGGCTTCGTCGCCGAGGAGTTGCGGGGCGAGTACGTCCCGCTGAACGACTCCGGGCTGGTCGCCACGAACCCCGCGAACGCGCCGTTCCAGTCGTACTCGTGGATGGCCTTCCCCCACGGCGAGGAGGTGCTGGTCCAGAGCTTCTTCAACTACTACGACTTCGACGGCGAGACGCTGGACGAAATCGCCCACCTGCCCGAGTCCGAGCAGATGCGCCGGTTCGGCGGCTCGCTCGGCCCGACGCTCAGACTCGACGTGGAGGGGAGCCGGACGCGAATCCTCGGCGCGCTGGGTCACTGGCACATCCCGCTGGACGGCGAGGAACTGCCGCCGACCGACCGCGAACTGATTCGGCGCGGGAACCGCGCCGACACCGGGAGCTACGGCGCGCGGACGGGGACCGAGTGA
- a CDS encoding phytoene/squalene synthase family protein, protein MSQNHTDRSSSEDIEWCYDAVHRVSRTFSLTISELNEPMARDICLGYLLCRVADTIEDAGHLPPAVQTELLQTYSRSLEPSSGTTVSSFHDAVEEWIPTTTNADWEVVENADRIVDVFHALDSHSTQTIRGPVRELVDGMAMFVDRYADAGGLRIKTLDELEEYCWYAAGTVGTLVTGLVSHEATDEQVVQMEDNARSFALLLQLVNVAKDAATDMEEENNVYLPLELLHEQGLDHSDVSDTDNVDALVPVIEQVTERAEGYLDDAQAWLEAMPETRGNTLSAWAIPFLLAVGTIRELRERPADVIEQGNVKISREEVHSVTQQFGGEDDPAIGELRAKIRRQPLHQY, encoded by the coding sequence ATGTCTCAGAACCACACAGACCGGTCGTCTTCGGAAGACATCGAGTGGTGCTACGATGCCGTCCATCGTGTGTCGCGGACGTTTAGTCTCACGATTTCGGAACTCAACGAACCGATGGCCCGGGACATCTGTCTGGGCTATCTTCTCTGCCGTGTGGCCGACACAATCGAGGACGCCGGTCACCTCCCTCCCGCGGTGCAGACGGAACTCCTGCAGACGTACAGCCGCTCGCTCGAACCGTCGAGCGGGACGACCGTGTCGTCGTTCCACGACGCCGTCGAGGAGTGGATTCCCACGACGACGAACGCTGACTGGGAGGTCGTCGAGAACGCCGACCGCATCGTCGACGTGTTTCACGCGCTCGATTCCCACTCCACACAGACGATTCGCGGCCCGGTCCGGGAGCTCGTCGACGGGATGGCGATGTTCGTCGACCGCTACGCCGACGCCGGCGGACTCCGAATCAAGACCCTCGACGAACTCGAAGAGTACTGCTGGTACGCCGCCGGCACCGTCGGCACGCTCGTGACCGGCCTGGTCTCTCACGAGGCCACCGACGAGCAGGTTGTCCAGATGGAGGACAACGCCCGGTCGTTTGCCCTCCTGCTCCAACTGGTCAACGTCGCCAAGGACGCCGCGACGGACATGGAAGAGGAGAACAACGTCTACCTCCCGCTGGAACTGCTCCACGAGCAGGGACTGGACCACAGCGACGTGAGCGACACCGACAACGTCGATGCGCTGGTCCCGGTCATCGAGCAGGTCACCGAGCGAGCGGAGGGGTACCTCGACGACGCGCAGGCGTGGCTCGAAGCCATGCCCGAGACCCGCGGCAACACGCTCTCGGCGTGGGCGATTCCGTTCCTGCTCGCCGTCGGCACTATTCGGGAACTCCGGGAGCGGCCCGCCGACGTCATCGAGCAGGGCAACGTCAAGATTTCCCGCGAGGAGGTCCACTCCGTGACACAGCAGTTCGGCGGCGAGGACGACCCCGCTATCGGGGAACTGCGGGCCAAGATACGCCGGCAGCCGCTCCACCAGTACTGA
- a CDS encoding TRAM domain-containing protein, protein MEPIWLAAGGAALAVGIALAVAITRRSSSSASKRAHEAAQERDPPVELGETYEFGVTEFTDHHSGDRVAVGKVEGFVLFTEDVPSSVSAGDVIRAKVLSFNRDHTSADARFVERA, encoded by the coding sequence ATGGAACCCATCTGGCTCGCCGCCGGCGGGGCCGCTCTCGCCGTCGGCATCGCCCTCGCGGTTGCGATTACCCGCCGCTCGTCCAGCAGCGCGTCGAAGCGCGCCCACGAGGCCGCACAGGAGCGGGACCCGCCGGTCGAACTCGGCGAGACCTACGAGTTCGGCGTCACCGAGTTCACCGATCACCACTCCGGCGACCGCGTCGCCGTCGGGAAGGTAGAGGGGTTCGTCCTGTTCACCGAGGACGTGCCGTCGTCGGTGTCGGCCGGCGACGTCATCCGGGCGAAGGTGCTGTCGTTCAACCGCGACCACACGTCCGCCGACGCCCGGTTCGTCGAGCGGGCGTGA
- a CDS encoding TetR/AcrR family transcriptional regulator has protein sequence MSESDGQSTPQDTREVIMEATFRALSKHGYKDLRVRDIGEEMDMSRQVIHYHFDGKYDLISSFLAYIIDQYEGSVEVDDETDPRSELDVRIDRCLFGPEFEDFSHWDRMQVYHELYAYAQNDDEHRALFNEHYDRLRDSIVTVIEDGIEQGTFRDVDADLMGQLVTDVIHAARGRRIALGHEDAPEEAKRAVNDFVLDSLYPADAGKP, from the coding sequence ATGAGCGAATCGGACGGGCAGAGTACGCCACAGGACACCCGTGAGGTCATCATGGAGGCCACCTTCCGAGCGCTGAGCAAGCACGGGTACAAGGACCTGCGGGTCCGCGACATCGGCGAGGAGATGGACATGTCCCGGCAGGTGATTCACTACCACTTCGACGGCAAGTACGACCTCATCTCCTCGTTCCTGGCGTACATCATCGACCAGTACGAGGGCAGCGTCGAGGTCGACGACGAGACCGACCCCCGCTCGGAACTCGACGTGCGCATCGACCGGTGCCTGTTTGGCCCGGAGTTCGAGGACTTCTCCCACTGGGACCGGATGCAGGTGTACCACGAACTGTACGCCTACGCGCAAAACGACGACGAGCACCGGGCGCTGTTCAACGAACACTACGACCGGCTCCGGGACAGCATCGTCACGGTCATCGAAGACGGGATAGAACAGGGCACGTTCCGCGACGTCGACGCCGACCTGATGGGCCAGCTCGTCACCGACGTGATTCACGCCGCCCGGGGCCGGCGTATCGCCCTCGGTCACGAAGACGCGCCCGAGGAGGCCAAACGCGCCGTCAACGACTTCGTTCTCGACTCGCTGTACCCCGCGGACGCCGGCAAGCCCTAG
- a CDS encoding DoxX family membrane protein, with protein sequence MAEIDVVLLVIGRVLFGGVLAFTGLSHFTQTEQMAGYAEYKGLPAPRFSVLASGGLLILGGLGVTVGVFPVVAAVALAAFLVVSAVTMHDFWAVPDEDRQDELNSFLKNVTLAGGALVVAASATGTWALSVGISPV encoded by the coding sequence ATGGCCGAAATCGACGTCGTGTTGCTCGTCATCGGCCGCGTGCTCTTCGGTGGCGTGCTCGCGTTCACCGGGCTGAGCCACTTCACTCAGACCGAGCAGATGGCCGGCTACGCCGAGTACAAGGGCCTCCCGGCACCGAGGTTCTCCGTCCTCGCGTCCGGCGGCCTCCTCATCCTCGGCGGCCTCGGCGTGACCGTGGGCGTCTTCCCGGTCGTCGCGGCGGTCGCCCTCGCGGCGTTCCTCGTCGTCTCCGCGGTGACGATGCACGACTTCTGGGCCGTGCCGGACGAGGACCGACAGGACGAACTGAACAGCTTCCTGAAGAACGTGACGCTCGCGGGCGGCGCGCTCGTCGTCGCGGCGTCCGCGACCGGGACGTGGGCGCTTAGCGTCGGTATCAGTCCCGTCTAG
- a CDS encoding NAD(P)/FAD-dependent oxidoreductase, with the protein MADVAVVGGGPAGLSAAQYAAKNDLETIAFDTDESWMHKAHLFNYPAVRSISGEEFLTIARGQARDRGATLHETAVTGIEQTDDGFVLTTDGDEYTAAYVVLATGGDRSLAEDLGCAFTDEDVVDVTVDMETSVENVYATGAMGRAEKWQAVIAAGDGAAAVLDILSKEKGEYYHDFDMPSDVPEL; encoded by the coding sequence ATGGCAGATGTAGCAGTCGTCGGCGGCGGCCCCGCCGGACTGAGTGCGGCACAGTACGCTGCGAAGAACGACCTCGAAACGATTGCCTTCGACACGGACGAGTCCTGGATGCACAAGGCGCACCTGTTCAACTACCCCGCCGTGCGGTCCATCAGCGGCGAGGAGTTCCTCACTATCGCCCGCGGGCAGGCCCGCGACCGGGGCGCGACGCTCCACGAGACTGCGGTCACCGGCATCGAGCAGACCGACGACGGGTTCGTCCTGACGACGGACGGGGACGAGTACACCGCGGCGTACGTCGTCCTGGCGACCGGCGGCGACCGGAGCCTCGCCGAGGATCTCGGCTGTGCGTTCACCGACGAGGACGTCGTCGACGTGACCGTCGACATGGAGACGTCCGTCGAGAACGTCTACGCGACGGGCGCGATGGGGCGAGCCGAGAAGTGGCAGGCGGTCATCGCGGCCGGCGACGGCGCGGCCGCCGTGCTCGACATCCTCTCGAAGGAGAAAGGCGAGTACTACCACGACTTCGACATGCCGTCGGACGTACCGGAACTCTGA
- a CDS encoding pirin family protein: MTSSESHASTDGPVAGETVRHGTGVNSNRAFPTEGYPHNLDPFVLFEQFYIDPDEGFPMHPHRGFEIVSYMIEGGMEHEDSLGVTNTAYENDAMRITTGSGIRHSEFPADGRACTGLQLWVNLPRAEKEVDPDYVDARAAELPTAERDGATVTTVVGDGSPISLHTPMEYLDVTVADAWTWSVPDEWAGFVYGVDGSGTAEGRPFAAGDVLPVTDARSVTLRSDESLRVVAVSGRPHGEPIRQRGPFVL, from the coding sequence ATGACCAGCAGCGAGTCCCACGCGTCGACCGACGGCCCCGTCGCCGGGGAGACGGTCCGCCACGGGACGGGTGTGAATTCGAACCGCGCGTTCCCGACGGAGGGGTATCCGCACAACCTCGACCCGTTCGTCCTGTTCGAGCAGTTCTACATCGACCCCGACGAGGGGTTCCCGATGCACCCACACCGCGGCTTCGAGATAGTCTCGTACATGATTGAGGGCGGCATGGAACACGAGGACTCGCTCGGGGTCACGAACACCGCCTACGAGAACGACGCGATGCGAATCACGACCGGGAGCGGGATACGCCACTCCGAATTCCCCGCGGACGGACGGGCCTGTACGGGCCTCCAGCTCTGGGTGAATCTGCCGCGGGCGGAGAAGGAGGTCGACCCGGACTACGTCGACGCGAGGGCGGCGGAACTGCCGACGGCGGAACGGGACGGCGCGACGGTCACGACGGTCGTCGGCGACGGCTCGCCCATCAGCCTCCACACGCCGATGGAATACCTGGACGTGACCGTCGCCGACGCGTGGACGTGGTCGGTGCCCGACGAATGGGCCGGATTCGTCTACGGCGTCGACGGCAGCGGGACGGCCGAGGGGCGGCCCTTCGCCGCCGGTGACGTCCTGCCGGTCACCGACGCGCGGTCGGTGACGCTGCGGAGCGACGAGTCCCTCCGGGTCGTCGCCGTCTCGGGCCGCCCGCACGGGGAGCCGATTCGACAGCGCGGCCCGTTCGTCCTGTGA